The Deltaproteobacteria bacterium genomic sequence ATGTTGGCTCTCAGAAAAAGCTGTTTTTTTACTCCTATAAGTTCGATATCATCCCGCTCGATCTGATCAGTGCGATCTATGAGGAATTTTACCATGCATCAGCAAGTGCGAACGAAAAAAAGAGCAAGGCACGGCAAGACGGAGCTTACTACACCCCGCCGGCACTGGCCGAATTCGTTCTGTCAAGAATACTGACTGATGAAGTGTTACAGAAAAATCCGAGAATACTAGATCCGGCATGTGGCTCCGGGATATTTCTGGTTGAAGCATTCCGTCGAGTTGTTCGTTATCGGCTATATCAAAAGAAATCTTCTCTACATTTCAGCGAATTGAAGGAAATACTCGGAAGGCAGATTGCAGGCATTGAGGTCAATGAAGAAGCAGCCCGAATCACCGCATTCAGCTTATACCTTGCCATGCTGCACTATCTGGATCCACCATCCATTTTTGAACACATCCTGAATGGAGATAAACTGCCAAACCTGATTATGTCAGCGAATGAGTTAGACAATCATTACAACAGCATCCATGTGGCTAATGCGTTTGCTCTCGACAATAAAAACGTAGGAGAAATTGATGTTGTGGTGGGCAATCCTCCATGGGGTGCGCCCAATAATCCAAGTAAGGGTGCCAAAGATCGTCAGCGCATCATGCTGGACTGGTGCAAAAAAAGAAAATACCCCATTGGAGACAACGAACCATCCCAGGCTTTTCTTTGGCGATCGCTGGATTTCCTGAATAAAGAAGGCCGGTGCGCCTTGTTGACCTCTGCTGGGGTTCTTTTCAACCATAGTTCAACCACACAGACGTTCCGCCGAGAATGGATGAGCAGAGTTTGCATTACGGAAGTATTCAACTTCTCTCATGTGCGGAAATTCTTCTTCAAGGGAGCAGATTCTCCTTTTGTGATGATTCATTTCAAGAATGGTGAACAAGGTAAAACTCCGGTTGAATACTGGTCCCTAAAACAGGTGGCTTCACTTAAGGAAACACAAGCAATCCTGCTGTCGAAATATGATCGAGCTTATTTGACGGGACAAGACCTGACCGACAATAAAACATGGAAAGCTAATTGGTTCGGTAGACATGCGGATACAGTGTTTTTTCATCAGTTTCATAATTTTAAAACATTATTAGATCACATAGATAGGAGATTCTCAGGCCAAGGGATATCACCCAATCCTCCCCAAAAAGCTACAGACGATTTGCCAAGAAATTTATTGGTACAATCTTCATTTAGTCGTTTCAATGATTCTCTACAGTTTAAAAATTTACCCCTGCGTGTATACAGACTAGGAAAAATAGAAACATATACTGGCCCACGTTTATTAATTAAAAGAGGTATATCCGAAAAGGGGGAGACAAAAGGTACTGTTGTTGCCAGATATGAATCTAAGAATTTTTGTTTTACAAACGCAATTAATGGAATCAAATTAATCAATAATGAAGAAACACAATATTTACTTTTTCTTGGTATCTTGTGGTCATCATTCAGTAGATATTTTTATTTCAATATCTCAGCAAATTGGGGGTTGTGGCATCATGAAATTCACCTTGATGATGAATTGCTTCAACTCCCCATTCCTAGTCGTCTACGGGGAAAGGAAGCAAACCACGTTGTCTCCATCGTCAAAAAACTCCGAAACTACCAGCCTCAGGTACAGGACGTATTATATCCTGATGGTGTTCCGCAAAATGAAATCGAATTACAGCGGCGTAAATGGGAAGCGGAACTTGATGAGGCTGTCTTTGATTTGTACGGTTTTACCAAAGAACAGCAGGATTTGATCCGTGATTGCTGTGAAGTGACTCTGCCATTCTTTTATCAGCCTTATAACAGTGTTGGCGCTATGCCAGGAGTAAAAGGCAGTGATACTTCCTGGATAAAACACTATGCTGAACGGTTTGCCCGACGCTGGCAACCTTATCTGAATCAAGACGAAATTCTGCGGGCTGACCTTCACATTGGCGCGTCCGGTAATATGGTCGCCATAGAATTTTACCCGGCAGACTTGGGCGATGAGTGGAATCTATCACCCAAAACAGATTCTTGGGGGCATGTTCTGGAAGAAATCAGCAAGTCATTACCACGTCCCATGGGGACATCTCAAATCCTGCTTGATGGGATCGTCCATATCGTGACAGATAACAGCATCATAGTTATAAAACGCAACGAGAAACGATTCTGGACACGAAGTCTGGCCTACGAGGATGCTGAGTCCACATTGGCCAAGCGTATGCTGGAAACAATGCCTGAAAAGAGTGGTGTTGAATAGTGGCCAGAAAAACACGAAAAATTGGTGGGTTTGCTCAGCTATGGCAGCGACATGAAAATCTCTATCATTCTATATGCTGCAATGCTCTTGCACAGCTTATTATTACCGATGATCAGCGTAAGGATGAGGATGCCATATCCGAAGCGCTTTGCCCAATCTTACTACAGGTGTGCTTCAGTCATCCTGATAAACCAAAGCCCCCTGAATGGGAACTTCCGATTGCGCCCGTAAGTAGTGTTGACCTTAAAGGAGGTAAAGTCCGAAAGCGTCCGGATTTTACCTGCACACTTGTAAACACATTTGCCGATTCCTGCGAGATGTATGCAATAGCTCTTCACATCGAATGTAAGCGGCTGGGCAAAAAAATTGGCTCATGGGACCTTAATAAAAACTACATCGAAAATGGTGTGAATCGCTTTGACTCCAGAACACATGAATACGGCAAATATGCACCATGCGGGATAATGATAGGATACATCGTAAATTCAGAAAAGAATGATGTTCTTAATGATGTCAATAGTCGTTTGCCGTCAACAATATCGGCACTTAAGTTTTCTTTCGCTACAAAAGTTGAACATTGCGATTCTTTATTCAACCGTAACTGCGTTGCTCCAAAGCAATTCAAACTGATTCATATCTGGGTAGATTTAACTGGTAACGCTCAATAAATGAAATAAGTGTGGGGAAAAGGGGACAAAGGTTCTCTTCAAAGCATTAACGGCGCACCTCTTTAAGAAGTACGCCGTTTTTTATGTAGTGAAAATCTATATTCATGAAGCCAGGAAAGGTATTAAGCTTTAAAACACAAAAAAAGGGTGGGCATAATGCCTACCCTCTTGTTATTAGAAAGGTCTTTTTTTCTCTCTATCTTATGAGTGAACCAAATACTCCAGTTCAGAACCACTGATCTGGTGGAAGTTGAGATATTTGTAGATTCTGTCCGTTGCATCAGCGGTAATCTTCTTGGGAACGATCTCCATATATTCACTTGCTGATGGAAGACGGCCAAGCATGGCAGTAACAGCGGCAAGCTCGGCGCTACCGAGGTAAACCTGTGTACCTGTTCCAAGCCTGTTGTTGAAGTTTCTTGTTGATGTTGAGAATACGATTGTGTTGTCGCCAACTCTTGCCTGGTTACCCATGCAAAGTGAACAACCCGGGATCTCTGTTCTTGCACCTGCAGCGCCATAGATAGAGTAGTAACCCTCCTGCTGTAGCGTTTTCTCATCCATTTTTGTTGGAGGACAAATCCACAGTTTTGTTGGAACCTGACCTTCACCTTGCAGTACTTCACCAAGCGCTCTGAAGAGACCGATATTTGTCATACAGCTTCCGACAAATACTTCATCGATCTTTTAGTTGACAGCTTTCTTTATCACTCTTATTATACGATTAGAATGAATGATGAATACGGTGCTTTAAGTAAAGCTTATTTTAAAGCATAAACATTCATTTCCCATCTTTCACTTTAATCTGAATAAAAGGAGTGCCCTGTGGATAAAATTCTTCTCGTTGATGATTCCGAATTTTTTATTGTTTTAATCAAGTCACTTCTCGATGCCAGAGGCTGTAATGTTCTGACGGCTACTGACCCGAAAGAAGCACTTCAAATTCTCAAACAAGAAAAACCCAAGCTCATACTTCTTGATCAGTACATGCCTGACATGACAGGGGATGAATTTTGCAGGAAAGTAAAAGAGAATGAGGACACGAAAGATATTGCCGTAATTATGCTGACTGTTTCCGATAAAGAGGAAGACAGAGAAAAATGTTTTGCCGCAGGTTGTGATGAATTCATTACCAAGCCAATATGCAAGGAAGAGTTCCTTGCTGTCATATC encodes the following:
- a CDS encoding N-6 DNA methylase: MKQDMLQAVIEQLDFSNGQLFSTVEVSRGSLSRKDWLDKGDWLLSAQKAGVEYIFFVENNPVAVFARSKKSDEEKIAVFNKIWCLARPRLLFLESEGELSVIDLAQAPIRQEWNVDKQKLTALEILTSVEKVARKLQKYHRDNIETGKVFEHGRFGDLKHRADQALIADLRTVRGELMQAGLHGPKMQYAHALIGRSIFIRYLEDRGILTEEYFSKVAGSNPTWQTLLQNPYSRDQMDFSGVKAKYPRVLQDKDFTYALFRMLSIDFNGDMFPDIDEEEKNIEGRHLQLIQELLYGDVGSQKKLFFYSYKFDIIPLDLISAIYEEFYHASASANEKKSKARQDGAYYTPPALAEFVLSRILTDEVLQKNPRILDPACGSGIFLVEAFRRVVRYRLYQKKSSLHFSELKEILGRQIAGIEVNEEAARITAFSLYLAMLHYLDPPSIFEHILNGDKLPNLIMSANELDNHYNSIHVANAFALDNKNVGEIDVVVGNPPWGAPNNPSKGAKDRQRIMLDWCKKRKYPIGDNEPSQAFLWRSLDFLNKEGRCALLTSAGVLFNHSSTTQTFRREWMSRVCITEVFNFSHVRKFFFKGADSPFVMIHFKNGEQGKTPVEYWSLKQVASLKETQAILLSKYDRAYLTGQDLTDNKTWKANWFGRHADTVFFHQFHNFKTLLDHIDRRFSGQGISPNPPQKATDDLPRNLLVQSSFSRFNDSLQFKNLPLRVYRLGKIETYTGPRLLIKRGISEKGETKGTVVARYESKNFCFTNAINGIKLINNEETQYLLFLGILWSSFSRYFYFNISANWGLWHHEIHLDDELLQLPIPSRLRGKEANHVVSIVKKLRNYQPQVQDVLYPDGVPQNEIELQRRKWEAELDEAVFDLYGFTKEQQDLIRDCCEVTLPFFYQPYNSVGAMPGVKGSDTSWIKHYAERFARRWQPYLNQDEILRADLHIGASGNMVAIEFYPADLGDEWNLSPKTDSWGHVLEEISKSLPRPMGTSQILLDGIVHIVTDNSIIVIKRNEKRFWTRSLAYEDAESTLAKRMLETMPEKSGVE